The proteins below are encoded in one region of Streptomyces roseifaciens:
- a CDS encoding ATP-binding cassette domain-containing protein: protein MTNAAAPRTPAPAAQQELDLGWDDPHFHRVASASLRQMAGRLPAVLGRAARLGWAADRAATVQILVAQCVAAAAAAVALAATARVMTGLFGSGTAAQHLYAVLPALTVAAAAAAVRACADATAQYAALRLAPEVTALADERILADTPEVELTAYDRPDFNDALQAAGTGAQATQDLITDAQVLLSAVAQLIAAAVVLTALHPLLLPLLVLAVLPKGAAAVAAARIAHRAAHTSLADNRLRYLLRRFSTEPRTAAEIRAGTMAPYLRQWYAHLTDRIRTRHRAAAPRVLLVTLCGAAGSGTMLALTWLTVGALVLGGAMGLAVAATAVVAVRASTAALTSLVMAGARLFRTSLYLQDWQAFLDLAEELRAVRGPLRLGAGGPREIRAHDVSYRHPGAPPGRPALDGVSVTLRSGELVALVGENGSGKTTLSRLLTGLYLPTAGRVTWDGTDLAETDPHDVWSRVGLVPQDYTRWPMAARENITLGQPRGGDDLVHAAARAAGADSVLDGLPGGLDALLAKSFWGGHDLSGGQWQRFAVARAFYREAAVLVLDEPTSAMDPRAEHTVISRFKELAAGRAAVFVTHNLTNTRIADRIVVLAAGRVVEEGTFEELAVGGGLFAELYKLSQDR from the coding sequence GTGACGAACGCCGCCGCCCCGCGCACCCCCGCCCCCGCCGCGCAGCAGGAACTCGACCTCGGCTGGGACGACCCGCACTTCCACCGCGTGGCCTCCGCGAGCCTGCGGCAGATGGCGGGCCGGCTGCCGGCGGTCCTCGGCCGGGCGGCCCGGCTGGGGTGGGCGGCGGACCGGGCGGCCACGGTGCAGATACTGGTCGCCCAGTGCGTGGCGGCCGCGGCCGCGGCGGTCGCGCTCGCCGCCACCGCGCGCGTCATGACCGGGCTCTTCGGCTCCGGCACGGCCGCCCAGCACCTGTACGCGGTGCTGCCCGCGCTCACCGTCGCCGCCGCGGCCGCCGCCGTGCGCGCCTGCGCGGACGCCACGGCCCAGTACGCCGCCCTGCGGCTGGCCCCCGAGGTCACCGCCCTGGCCGACGAGCGCATCCTGGCCGACACCCCCGAGGTCGAGCTGACCGCCTACGACCGGCCCGACTTCAACGACGCCCTGCAGGCCGCTGGCACGGGCGCCCAGGCCACCCAGGACCTGATCACCGACGCCCAGGTGCTGCTCTCCGCCGTCGCCCAGCTCATCGCCGCGGCGGTCGTGCTCACCGCCCTGCACCCCCTGCTCCTGCCCCTGCTGGTCCTCGCCGTGCTGCCCAAGGGAGCCGCCGCCGTCGCCGCGGCCCGCATCGCCCACCGCGCCGCCCACACCAGCCTCGCCGACAACCGGCTGCGCTACCTCCTGCGCCGCTTCAGCACCGAGCCGCGCACGGCCGCCGAGATCCGGGCCGGCACCATGGCCCCGTACCTGCGCCAGTGGTACGCCCACCTCACCGACCGGATCCGCACCCGGCACCGCGCCGCCGCCCCCCGCGTGCTGCTGGTGACCCTCTGCGGCGCGGCCGGATCCGGCACCATGCTCGCCCTCACCTGGCTGACCGTCGGCGCGCTCGTCCTCGGCGGCGCCATGGGCCTGGCGGTCGCCGCCACCGCGGTCGTCGCCGTACGGGCCTCCACGGCCGCGCTGACCTCCCTGGTCATGGCGGGGGCCCGGCTCTTCCGCACCTCGCTCTACCTCCAGGACTGGCAGGCGTTCCTGGACCTGGCCGAGGAGCTCAGGGCCGTACGCGGCCCGCTGCGGCTCGGAGCCGGCGGCCCCCGGGAGATCCGCGCCCACGACGTCTCCTACCGTCACCCCGGCGCCCCGCCCGGAAGGCCCGCCCTCGACGGCGTCAGCGTCACCCTGCGCTCGGGCGAACTCGTCGCGCTGGTCGGGGAGAACGGCTCCGGGAAGACCACCCTCTCCCGGCTGCTGACGGGGCTGTACCTGCCCACAGCCGGACGGGTCACCTGGGACGGCACCGACCTCGCCGAGACCGACCCCCACGACGTCTGGTCGCGGGTCGGGCTGGTCCCGCAGGACTACACGCGCTGGCCGATGGCGGCCCGCGAGAACATCACCCTGGGCCAGCCCCGCGGCGGCGACGACCTGGTGCACGCCGCGGCCCGCGCCGCGGGCGCCGACAGCGTCCTCGACGGCCTCCCGGGCGGCCTGGACGCCCTCCTCGCCAAGTCGTTCTGGGGCGGCCACGACCTCTCCGGCGGCCAGTGGCAGCGCTTCGCCGTGGCGCGCGCCTTCTACCGCGAGGCCGCCGTCCTCGTCCTCGACGAACCCACGTCCGCGATGGACCCGCGCGCCGAGCACACCGTCATCAGCCGCTTCAAGGAGCTCGCCGCGGGACGCGCCGCCGTGTTCGTCACGCACAATCTGACCAACACCCGCATCGCCGACCGCATCGTCGTCCTCGCCGCGGGCCGCGTCGTGGAGGAGGGCACCTTCGAGGAACTCGCCGTCGGGGGAGGACTCTTCGCAGAGCTGTACAAACTGTCCCAGGACCGGTGA
- a CDS encoding sulfotransferase family protein → MSASGRIRTLPGDFSPPGGRPVDLVLRTVGERTTELALRLALENIRPNRVHIAENIRPLSAAVDRILAIDHHEASHVVHLDADCLVLEDMRPFLDANELAYTDCFVHDRFRGRVHCGVHITRADLVRGMRRADVGAFARDWLGPVLRPEAFRRHLARRELQPGVQLKGFRILHDHLQDHADIYAKYALRELRSRDEGSRARLEAAMAQWGDGPDFTVAREAVRHSRERVPHDVTPDQLAARIEELPAVAARETAALGLPPLPPPAMADVYAAAEAFPREERAKVFGLGLPGTGTRSLTTALHELGFDLASFPFGAGDAAALRRGDGRFPALRHYDGLADVFALPHLAELDALHPGARFVLTVRDKEGWLRAAERLWDTGWPEGAPAAERAAQREARRLFQERVCGGHGFDRERLAQVYDAQAARVRAYFARRPGDLLVLDVCGGEGWEKLAPFLGRRTPAVPFPHTRTNPLDLLPR, encoded by the coding sequence GTGAGCGCGTCCGGCCGGATCCGGACCCTCCCCGGGGACTTCTCCCCGCCCGGCGGGCGCCCCGTCGACCTGGTCCTGCGGACGGTCGGCGAGCGCACCACCGAACTCGCCCTGCGCCTCGCCCTCGAGAACATCCGCCCGAACCGCGTCCACATCGCCGAAAACATCCGGCCGTTGTCCGCGGCCGTGGACCGGATCCTCGCCATCGACCACCACGAGGCCTCGCACGTCGTCCACTTGGACGCCGACTGCCTCGTCCTGGAGGACATGCGGCCGTTCCTGGACGCCAACGAACTGGCCTACACCGACTGCTTCGTGCACGACCGCTTCCGCGGCCGGGTCCACTGCGGCGTGCACATCACCCGGGCGGACCTGGTGCGGGGCATGCGCCGGGCGGACGTCGGAGCGTTCGCGCGGGACTGGCTGGGCCCCGTGCTGCGCCCCGAGGCCTTCCGCCGCCACCTCGCCCGCCGGGAGCTCCAGCCCGGCGTCCAGCTCAAGGGGTTCCGCATCCTCCACGACCACCTCCAGGACCACGCCGACATCTACGCCAAATACGCGCTGCGCGAGCTGCGCAGCCGCGACGAGGGCTCCCGGGCGCGCCTGGAGGCCGCCATGGCGCAGTGGGGCGACGGCCCCGACTTCACGGTCGCGCGGGAGGCGGTCCGGCACAGCCGCGAGCGCGTGCCGCACGACGTGACGCCCGATCAGCTCGCCGCCCGCATCGAAGAGCTGCCCGCCGTCGCGGCGCGCGAGACCGCGGCCCTCGGACTGCCGCCGCTGCCGCCCCCGGCCATGGCCGACGTGTACGCGGCCGCCGAGGCCTTCCCGCGCGAGGAGCGGGCCAAGGTCTTCGGGCTCGGCCTGCCCGGCACGGGGACCCGCAGCCTCACCACCGCGCTGCACGAACTGGGCTTCGACCTCGCCTCGTTCCCCTTCGGCGCGGGGGACGCTGCCGCCCTGCGCCGCGGCGACGGCCGCTTCCCCGCCCTGCGCCACTACGACGGGCTGGCCGACGTCTTCGCCCTGCCGCACCTCGCCGAGCTGGACGCCCTCCACCCCGGTGCCCGGTTCGTGCTGACCGTGCGCGACAAGGAGGGCTGGCTGCGCGCCGCCGAGCGCTTGTGGGACACCGGCTGGCCCGAGGGTGCACCCGCCGCGGAGCGGGCCGCGCAGCGCGAGGCCCGACGGCTGTTCCAGGAGCGCGTCTGCGGCGGGCACGGCTTCGACCGGGAGCGGCTGGCCCAGGTGTACGACGCCCAGGCCGCCCGCGTCCGCGCGTACTTCGCGCGCCGCCCCGGCGACCTGCTGGTCCTCGACGTCTGCGGCGGCGAGGGCTGGGAGAAGCTCGCGCCCTTCCTCGGCCGGCGGACCCCGGCCGTGCCCTTCCCGCACACCAGGACGAATCCGCTGGACCTCCTGCCCCGCTGA
- a CDS encoding sulfotransferase family protein — protein sequence MTTDRAVRPGSVPRPGPGPVPRPGPPSPAARPKVFGIGLSRTGTRSLTVALRTLGFDVAHYPADPGTYAALLAGTARFPLLDHRDGITDITVVPYYQDLDRAWPGAKFILTVREEEGWLASCRTHWKPAIDGKAGRSDVYPQLQRFLRAAVYASHEFDPERFRTVARRHTAEVLRHFAGRPGDLLVLDITAGQGYERLAPFLGVPVPGGPFPHTNAYARVPAEGAAAGGTAGPAASAGGAR from the coding sequence ATGACAACCGACCGCGCAGTCCGCCCCGGATCCGTTCCCCGCCCGGGCCCGGGTCCCGTCCCCCGCCCCGGACCGCCGTCCCCCGCCGCCCGGCCGAAGGTCTTCGGCATCGGCCTGTCGCGCACCGGAACCCGGTCCCTGACCGTCGCCCTGCGCACGCTCGGCTTCGACGTGGCCCACTACCCGGCCGACCCGGGCACCTACGCGGCGCTCCTCGCCGGCACCGCCCGCTTCCCGCTGCTCGACCACCGCGACGGCATCACCGACATCACCGTCGTGCCGTACTACCAGGACCTGGACCGGGCCTGGCCGGGCGCCAAGTTCATCCTCACCGTCCGCGAGGAGGAGGGCTGGCTGGCCTCCTGCCGCACCCACTGGAAGCCGGCGATCGACGGCAAGGCCGGCCGGAGCGACGTCTACCCGCAGCTGCAGCGCTTCCTGCGGGCCGCCGTCTACGCGAGCCACGAGTTCGACCCCGAGCGGTTCCGTACGGTCGCGCGCCGCCACACCGCCGAGGTGCTCCGCCACTTCGCCGGCCGCCCCGGCGACCTGCTGGTCCTCGACATCACCGCCGGACAGGGCTACGAGCGGCTGGCGCCCTTCCTCGGCGTCCCCGTCCCCGGCGGACCCTTCCCGCACACCAACGCCTACGCGAGGGTCCCGGCCGAGGGCGCCGCAGCCGGCGGCACCGCCGGGCCCGCCGCGTCCGCCGGGGGTGCGCGGTGA
- a CDS encoding YcaO-like family protein has protein sequence MTTPHPDAPGDAPSPDGSGRAPRWRPEVFAPFAEGPGVVFARTAARSPEFGRTSASGAGRVLIGSAAGDDRADVALRARGELLERMGNVLAGRAAESAARWVGDHDGWRRRGVPALDPAELGDGSGGTAGRAVRQLWVPARSALTGAELLVPAGEVFLQHRPPPGCGTTSGAGSTGLGARPDRAAAAAHAALELLERDLIRRSWYGPGAPPPRTVPADDLIPGPVRLLLTALGLRATLLTLPAPAGTECVVVCVHGGAPPGSPGQSFGARCARAGDRAGTVARAAYEALMVRWSMTSPVALRTWEGWGGRTPPRTALEHALWAFHGHDALGHWTGRGRGGAGDALDGGRSDATGARPDRSGPENRTDGATDGHGDATTPRPGRKGPATQPDGHSDATPPRPRREGPGTRPGDPVDGSGGGPVDAVRAPYGRSACDRRPAEPAEPSGGLAALAAHTGGDVLLVDTDTPGIRAEGVHVVRVIAPGARPLPADDSRMPGALPHPFG, from the coding sequence ATGACCACACCTCACCCGGACGCCCCGGGAGACGCGCCGTCCCCGGACGGCTCCGGACGTGCGCCGCGCTGGCGGCCCGAGGTGTTCGCCCCGTTCGCCGAGGGCCCGGGCGTGGTCTTCGCGCGCACGGCCGCGCGGTCACCGGAATTCGGCCGGACGAGCGCGAGCGGCGCGGGCCGGGTCCTCATCGGCAGCGCCGCCGGCGACGACCGCGCCGACGTCGCGCTGCGTGCCCGGGGCGAGTTGCTGGAGCGCATGGGCAACGTGCTGGCCGGACGGGCCGCCGAGAGCGCGGCGCGCTGGGTGGGCGACCACGACGGCTGGCGGCGGCGCGGGGTGCCCGCCCTGGACCCGGCGGAGCTCGGCGACGGCTCGGGCGGGACGGCCGGGCGTGCGGTGCGCCAGCTGTGGGTCCCGGCCCGCTCCGCGCTCACCGGCGCCGAACTGCTCGTCCCGGCGGGCGAGGTGTTCCTCCAGCACCGCCCGCCGCCCGGCTGCGGCACGACGTCGGGGGCGGGCTCGACGGGCCTGGGAGCCCGGCCCGACCGGGCGGCCGCGGCCGCTCACGCCGCCCTCGAACTCCTCGAACGGGACCTGATCCGGCGCAGCTGGTACGGGCCCGGTGCGCCCCCGCCGCGCACCGTCCCCGCCGACGACCTGATACCCGGGCCCGTACGGCTCCTCCTCACCGCCCTGGGCCTGCGGGCCACGCTCCTGACGCTGCCCGCACCCGCCGGCACGGAGTGCGTCGTGGTCTGCGTCCACGGCGGGGCGCCGCCCGGCAGCCCCGGCCAGAGCTTCGGCGCCCGCTGCGCGCGGGCGGGCGACCGCGCGGGCACGGTGGCCAGGGCCGCCTACGAGGCCCTGATGGTGCGCTGGAGCATGACCAGCCCCGTGGCCCTGCGCACCTGGGAAGGCTGGGGCGGCCGCACCCCACCCCGCACGGCCCTGGAACACGCCCTGTGGGCCTTCCACGGGCACGACGCGCTGGGGCACTGGACGGGGCGAGGGCGTGGCGGGGCGGGGGATGCGCTTGACGGCGGGCGGAGCGACGCGACCGGGGCGCGGCCGGACCGGTCCGGGCCGGAGAACCGGACGGACGGGGCGACGGATGGGCACGGCGACGCCACGACGCCCCGGCCGGGACGGAAGGGCCCCGCAACGCAACCGGACGGGCACAGCGACGCCACACCGCCCCGGCCGCGGCGGGAAGGGCCGGGGACGCGACCAGGCGACCCTGTGGACGGGTCCGGCGGCGGGCCCGTGGACGCGGTACGAGCGCCGTACGGACGGAGTGCCTGCGACCGGCGGCCGGCCGAACCGGCCGAACCGTCCGGCGGGCTTGCCGCGCTCGCCGCGCACACCGGCGGCGACGTGCTGCTCGTCGACACCGACACCCCCGGCATCCGCGCGGAAGGCGTTCACGTGGTGCGGGTGATCGCCCCCGGTGCCCGGCCCCTGCCCGCCGACGACAGCCGGATGCCCGGCGCGCTCCCCCATCCCTTCGGCTGA
- a CDS encoding class I SAM-dependent DNA methyltransferase — MTSSGSPDYTAFAARYDSWFAASGTTAATVEALAGLAAAAGPGPALELGIGTGRIAVPLAARGVEVHGIDASPAMVEQLRAKSGGEHIPVTMGDFSAVGSGADTGAGAGDGAGDGAGDGADTGIPGTYALVYVVSGTFAELPSQDAQVDCFAGAARRLRPGGLFVLDAHVPEALADDRSTGGQVLPTGDGEVVVRFRETDRAAQRYRSHYVVLDKGPDGLGMHRTTVSFRYAAPGELDLMARLAGLRLRERWGDWTGAPFTSSSAYHVSVYERPE; from the coding sequence ATGACCTCATCCGGCTCGCCGGACTACACCGCCTTCGCCGCCCGCTACGACTCCTGGTTCGCCGCGTCCGGCACCACCGCGGCCACCGTGGAGGCCCTCGCCGGGCTCGCCGCGGCGGCCGGGCCGGGGCCGGCCCTGGAGCTGGGCATCGGCACCGGCCGGATCGCGGTGCCGCTCGCGGCGCGCGGCGTGGAGGTCCACGGCATCGACGCCTCCCCGGCCATGGTGGAGCAGCTGCGGGCCAAGTCCGGCGGCGAGCACATCCCGGTGACGATGGGGGACTTCAGCGCGGTCGGGTCCGGAGCCGATACCGGAGCCGGAGCCGGGGACGGGGCCGGGGATGGGGCCGGGGATGGGGCCGATACCGGCATTCCGGGGACGTACGCGCTCGTCTACGTCGTCAGCGGCACGTTCGCCGAACTGCCCAGCCAGGACGCCCAGGTGGACTGCTTCGCGGGCGCGGCCCGGCGGCTGCGCCCCGGCGGCCTGTTCGTCCTGGACGCGCACGTGCCCGAAGCCCTCGCGGACGACCGGTCCACGGGCGGCCAGGTGCTGCCGACCGGGGACGGCGAGGTCGTCGTGCGGTTCCGGGAGACCGACCGGGCGGCGCAGCGCTACCGCTCCCACTACGTCGTCCTCGACAAGGGCCCGGACGGCCTCGGCATGCACCGTACGACGGTGTCGTTCCGGTACGCGGCGCCGGGCGAGCTGGACCTGATGGCGCGCCTCGCGGGGCTGCGGCTGCGCGAGCGCTGGGGCGACTGGACGGGCGCGCCGTTCACGTCGTCCAGCGCGTACCACGTCTCCGTCTACGAGCGCCCGGAGTGA
- a CDS encoding class I SAM-dependent methyltransferase: protein MDPEAYMAENRRQWEAWTPLKAASAFYGLDDFRRGGMRIRRLEVEEVGDVSGLSLLHLQSHVGLDTLSWARLGARVTGVDFSAEGTATARSLARDVAPSARFLCANVYDLPRHLDETFDLVYTSHGVLGWLPDLRRWAAVVARFTAPGGRFYLFESHPTAWLFDNRTDSRELAVRYPYFGSGEPLRWRYRSPLAVPEAEADGWEFSWGHALGDIVNALLEAGLAIEFLHEWPFVAWPMFPFLEERDDGWWHLPAGVPAVPLSFSLLARKPAPDAGKDVL from the coding sequence ATGGACCCCGAGGCGTACATGGCGGAGAACCGGCGGCAGTGGGAGGCGTGGACGCCCCTGAAGGCCGCCTCCGCCTTCTACGGCCTGGACGACTTCCGCCGCGGCGGCATGCGGATCCGCCGGCTGGAGGTCGAGGAGGTGGGCGACGTGTCGGGCCTGTCCCTGCTGCACCTGCAGAGCCACGTCGGGCTGGACACCCTCTCCTGGGCCCGGCTCGGGGCGCGCGTGACCGGCGTCGACTTCTCCGCCGAGGGGACGGCGACGGCGCGCTCCCTGGCCCGCGACGTCGCACCGTCGGCCCGGTTCCTCTGCGCCAACGTCTACGACCTGCCGCGGCACTTGGACGAGACCTTCGACCTCGTCTACACCTCGCACGGGGTGCTCGGCTGGCTGCCGGACCTGCGCCGGTGGGCGGCGGTCGTCGCGCGGTTCACGGCGCCGGGCGGCCGGTTCTACCTCTTCGAGTCCCACCCGACGGCCTGGCTCTTCGACAACCGCACGGACAGCCGGGAACTCGCCGTCCGCTACCCGTACTTCGGCTCCGGCGAGCCGTTGCGCTGGCGCTACCGCAGCCCGCTGGCGGTGCCGGAGGCCGAGGCGGACGGCTGGGAGTTCTCCTGGGGGCACGCCCTGGGAGACATAGTGAACGCGCTGCTGGAGGCGGGGCTCGCCATCGAGTTCCTGCACGAGTGGCCGTTCGTGGCCTGGCCGATGTTCCCCTTCCTGGAGGAGCGCGACGACGGGTGGTGGCACCTGCCCGCCGGCGTCCCCGCCGTGCCGCTCTCGTTCTCGCTGCTGGCCCGCAAGCCCGCGCCGGACGCCGGGAAGGACGTCCTTTGA
- a CDS encoding aKG-HExxH-type peptide beta-hydroxylase has product MRLLQDVWPEMLDELRTVVRQVALLDGMAIDGFTDFTVHGAVLINRRRLSATRSGLPGPARLAEALVHEGTHNRCNVAGVRAPFLRPAADDTAGPLATPLRPDPRPLSGLFQQTVVLARCVLLHRRTADEAALPAAGTAAVRTRHDRLLTNLRTAVTSLATHRTSLTEHGAGLLRQCATIARDTT; this is encoded by the coding sequence GTGCGGCTGCTTCAGGACGTGTGGCCCGAGATGCTCGACGAACTCCGCACCGTGGTCCGCCAAGTGGCGCTCCTGGACGGCATGGCGATCGACGGATTCACCGACTTCACCGTCCACGGCGCGGTCCTGATCAACCGCAGGCGGCTCTCGGCGACCCGCTCCGGGCTGCCCGGCCCGGCCCGGCTGGCCGAGGCACTGGTCCACGAGGGCACGCACAACCGCTGCAACGTGGCAGGCGTGCGGGCGCCGTTCCTGCGCCCCGCGGCCGACGACACGGCGGGCCCCCTGGCCACGCCCCTGCGGCCCGACCCGCGCCCGCTCAGCGGACTGTTCCAGCAGACGGTGGTCCTGGCCCGGTGCGTCCTCCTCCACCGCCGGACGGCGGACGAGGCTGCGCTCCCTGCCGCCGGGACGGCGGCGGTACGTACCCGCCACGACCGCCTGCTGACGAACCTGCGAACGGCGGTAACGTCCCTGGCCACGCACCGAACGAGCCTGACGGAGCACGGGGCGGGGCTGCTGCGGCAGTGCGCGACGATCGCACGGGACACCACGTAG
- a CDS encoding phytanoyl-CoA dioxygenase family protein — MTGPEAGPDAGAAPGPVPGAAPRPAAGPAALHTVEPGPYGIPVSLRHVLDGALVVVKGGLRHIGALGTIRREAARAVAAALPAAGASRVSAALENAHRHADTAQIEAVRTDLETRLRPFSRTVLHDVARALEPQGARLYLSGHLGIRIMPPQRSVGAGAGGDELAGLEGFLTPRDAHVDSWFNTAVNSVNLWMAVGPVRSGNGLLFHPDAYRRPLRHDGHTLLPGQQIGAPVDIELDPGDILLFAGDHLHASQPNTTDETRFVITKRLCVGVPRYPPRATGWVPYEDPRLWGTRWEHWATWRSRLTAGGVRDALRTARGRGGM, encoded by the coding sequence GTGACGGGGCCGGAGGCCGGGCCGGACGCCGGGGCGGCCCCCGGGCCGGTCCCCGGTGCGGCCCCCCGGCCCGCGGCCGGGCCCGCCGCCCTGCACACCGTCGAACCCGGCCCGTACGGCATCCCCGTCTCCCTGCGGCACGTCCTCGACGGCGCCCTCGTGGTCGTCAAGGGCGGACTGCGCCACATCGGCGCGCTGGGGACGATCCGGCGGGAGGCCGCCCGCGCCGTGGCCGCCGCCCTGCCGGCGGCCGGTGCGTCCCGGGTCTCCGCGGCGCTGGAAAACGCGCACCGCCACGCGGACACCGCGCAGATCGAGGCCGTCCGCACCGACCTGGAGACCCGGCTGCGGCCCTTCTCCCGCACCGTCCTGCACGACGTGGCCAGGGCCCTGGAACCGCAAGGAGCCCGGCTCTACCTCAGCGGGCACCTCGGGATCCGCATCATGCCGCCGCAGCGCTCGGTCGGGGCCGGGGCGGGGGGAGACGAACTGGCCGGACTCGAAGGCTTCCTGACCCCGCGCGACGCCCACGTCGACTCCTGGTTCAACACCGCCGTCAACTCCGTCAACCTCTGGATGGCCGTCGGCCCGGTCCGCAGCGGCAACGGGCTCTTGTTCCACCCCGACGCGTACCGGCGCCCCCTCCGTCACGACGGGCACACGCTCCTGCCCGGCCAGCAGATCGGCGCCCCGGTCGACATCGAGCTGGACCCCGGCGACATCCTCCTCTTCGCCGGCGACCACCTCCACGCGTCCCAGCCCAACACCACGGACGAAACCCGCTTCGTCATCACGAAGCGCCTGTGCGTAGGGGTACCGCGATACCCACCGCGGGCAACGGGCTGGGTCCCGTACGAGGACCCCCGTCTCTGGGGGACACGGTGGGAACACTGGGCGACGTGGCGGTCCCGCCTGACAGCGGGGGGCGTGAGGGATGCGCTGAGGACGGCGCGGGGGCGCGGGGGGATGTGA
- a CDS encoding NAD-dependent epimerase/dehydratase family protein gives MRAVVTGAAGFIGSHLCAHLLAAGDSVAGIDALTDSYDPALKERNLRGPMSCPAFTFHRADLLDAALDPVLDGADVVYHLAAQPGIRPSWGREFALYADRNVLATQVLLEAVRERPLAKFVYASSSSVYGDARAFPTAETACPRPVSPYGVTKLAAEHLCELYRTAYGVPAVALRLFTVYGPRQRPDMAFARLLAAARGGPPFPLYGDGEQTRDFTYVRDVVTGMRDAALSGFTGVANIGGGSPVSMKQAIAAVESVAGPVAVVPRPPGPGDARHTGADITVAARAFGFRPRTALHDGIAAMAGGRERRDGAS, from the coding sequence GTGCGCGCCGTCGTCACCGGCGCGGCCGGCTTCATAGGCTCCCACCTCTGCGCGCACCTCCTGGCCGCCGGCGACAGCGTCGCCGGCATCGACGCGCTCACCGACTCCTACGACCCGGCCCTCAAAGAGCGCAACCTGCGCGGCCCGATGAGCTGCCCGGCCTTCACCTTCCACCGCGCCGACCTGCTGGACGCCGCGCTCGACCCGGTGCTCGACGGCGCGGACGTCGTCTACCACCTCGCCGCCCAGCCCGGCATCCGGCCGTCGTGGGGACGCGAGTTCGCCCTCTACGCCGACCGGAACGTCCTGGCCACCCAGGTGCTGCTGGAAGCCGTCCGGGAGCGCCCGCTGGCCAAGTTCGTCTACGCGTCCAGCTCCTCCGTCTACGGCGACGCCCGCGCCTTCCCGACCGCCGAGACCGCCTGCCCCCGGCCCGTCTCGCCCTACGGGGTGACCAAGCTCGCGGCCGAGCACCTGTGCGAGCTGTACCGCACGGCCTACGGGGTGCCCGCCGTCGCCCTGCGGCTCTTCACCGTCTACGGGCCCCGGCAGCGGCCGGACATGGCCTTCGCCCGGCTCCTGGCCGCGGCGCGGGGCGGCCCGCCGTTCCCGCTCTACGGCGACGGCGAGCAGACCCGCGACTTCACCTACGTCCGGGACGTCGTCACCGGCATGCGGGACGCGGCCCTGTCCGGCTTCACCGGCGTGGCCAACATCGGCGGCGGCTCGCCGGTGTCCATGAAACAGGCCATCGCCGCCGTGGAAAGCGTCGCCGGGCCCGTCGCCGTGGTCCCGCGGCCACCCGGGCCGGGCGACGCCCGGCACACCGGAGCCGACATCACCGTCGCCGCCCGCGCCTTCGGCTTCCGCCCGCGGACGGCACTGCACGACGGGATCGCGGCCATGGCCGGCGGCCGGGAGCGCCGGGACGGGGCGTCGTGA